The following proteins are co-located in the Methanobacterium aggregans genome:
- a CDS encoding acetolactate synthase large subunit: protein MKGGEAIIKSLTDQGVDVVFGYPGGVLLPLYDVIYDSDLKHILVRHEQCAAHAADGYARASGKVGVCIGTSGPGATNLVTGIATAYMDSSPVLAIAGQVSTPLIGNDAFQEVDTLGMTMPITKHNFQAMHADEIPGLIKSAFYIAGTGRQGPVLLDLPKDVQEEDFDFEKARVMELPGYKPTKKGHPLQVKRAAELILSAEKPVILAGGGVILSGASEELLKLAEIINAPVSTTLMGKGTFPEDHPLSLGMLGMHGRKSSNFVVDDCDCLIAVGCRFSDRTTGSVPKFAKNAKIIHIDVDPAEIGKNVDINVPIVGDAKIVMASLIKTITQAKNPGQNTMAWRKHVVNFKKTCMPRLSFDDIPLKPQQVIKEISEAVTDDTIVTTDVGQNQMWMAHYFTSKIPRTFLSSGGLGTMGFGFPAAIGAKVAKPDTDVVAVCGDGGFLMVCQDLATIKEYDIPVVVCVLDNRYLGMVAQWQKLFYNERMSHTDLGEVPDFVKLAEAFGINAERVEKPGEVRETLRNALLADEPALIDVAIDPEEILPMVPPGCGLTEIVGEYKVARENPGEIPYRPQVKEGGD from the coding sequence ATGAAGGGTGGCGAAGCCATAATCAAATCACTCACAGATCAGGGAGTAGACGTTGTTTTCGGATACCCCGGAGGGGTTCTACTTCCATTGTACGATGTAATATACGACTCAGACCTGAAACATATACTTGTAAGACATGAACAGTGCGCAGCCCACGCAGCAGATGGATATGCAAGGGCATCTGGAAAAGTAGGAGTATGTATTGGAACATCTGGTCCAGGGGCCACAAACCTGGTTACAGGAATTGCAACTGCATACATGGATTCTTCTCCTGTACTGGCAATTGCAGGACAGGTATCAACCCCACTGATTGGTAACGATGCTTTTCAAGAGGTTGACACCCTTGGAATGACAATGCCCATTACCAAACACAACTTCCAGGCCATGCACGCCGATGAAATACCCGGACTGATAAAATCAGCATTTTACATAGCAGGAACCGGGCGTCAGGGCCCTGTCCTATTGGATCTTCCTAAGGATGTTCAGGAGGAGGATTTTGACTTTGAGAAGGCCAGAGTAATGGAACTTCCAGGGTACAAGCCCACAAAAAAGGGACACCCCTTACAGGTGAAAAGAGCTGCTGAGCTCATTTTAAGTGCTGAAAAACCAGTTATACTTGCAGGTGGAGGAGTTATACTATCCGGAGCATCTGAAGAGCTCTTAAAACTTGCAGAAATCATCAACGCCCCGGTTTCAACCACTTTAATGGGAAAGGGGACCTTTCCTGAAGACCATCCATTATCCCTTGGAATGCTGGGTATGCACGGAAGAAAAAGCTCTAACTTCGTTGTGGACGACTGTGACTGCCTCATAGCAGTTGGATGCCGGTTCTCCGACAGAACAACCGGTTCAGTTCCAAAATTTGCTAAAAACGCGAAGATAATCCATATCGATGTTGATCCTGCAGAGATCGGTAAAAATGTGGATATAAACGTTCCAATAGTTGGTGACGCAAAGATCGTCATGGCAAGCCTGATAAAAACCATAACTCAGGCCAAAAATCCGGGTCAAAACACCATGGCTTGGAGAAAACACGTTGTGAACTTTAAAAAGACTTGTATGCCTCGTTTATCATTTGATGACATTCCACTAAAACCTCAGCAGGTTATAAAGGAAATATCAGAAGCAGTTACTGATGATACCATTGTTACAACGGATGTTGGTCAGAACCAGATGTGGATGGCTCATTACTTCACATCAAAAATTCCAAGAACCTTCCTTTCATCAGGGGGCCTTGGAACCATGGGTTTCGGATTCCCGGCTGCAATAGGTGCAAAGGTTGCAAAACCTGATACTGATGTTGTTGCTGTCTGTGGAGACGGAGGATTTTTAATGGTCTGTCAGGACCTTGCAACCATCAAGGAATATGATATCCCTGTTGTTGTATGTGTTCTTGACAACAGGTACCTTGGAATGGTTGCTCAGTGGCAGAAGCTCTTCTACAACGAGAGAATGTCCCACACAGACCTTGGAGAAGTGCCTGATTTCGTGAAACTTGCAGAAGCATTTGGAATTAATGCTGAAAGGGTTGAAAAACCAGGAGAAGTTCGTGAAACCCTTAGAAATGCCCTGCTTGCAGATGAACCTGCACTCATCGATGTTGCAATTGATCCTGAGGAGATACTGCCAATGGTCCCCCCAGGATGTGGTTTAACAGAGATAGTTGGGGAGTACAAGGTTGCAAGGGAAAATCCAGGGGAGATACCCTACAGGCCACAGGTAAAGGAAGGTGGTGATTAA
- a CDS encoding pyridoxamine 5'-phosphate oxidase family protein yields MVMTDEMMKAVENDLVFLATSTQDGVPNVVPIGFAKPLDSKSILIVDNYMHKTHENLEKNPEAALVVKDAKKCPYQFKGKVEIFESGKIFDEAVEWATNVMTKLQPKAAILMKVEEIYSVQPGPDAGKQVD; encoded by the coding sequence ATGGTTATGACAGATGAAATGATGAAAGCAGTAGAGAATGACCTGGTTTTTCTTGCAACATCAACACAGGATGGTGTGCCAAACGTGGTTCCAATAGGATTTGCAAAACCTTTGGACAGTAAGAGCATACTCATTGTGGACAACTACATGCACAAAACCCATGAAAACCTGGAAAAGAACCCGGAAGCAGCACTGGTAGTTAAAGATGCTAAAAAATGCCCCTACCAGTTCAAGGGCAAGGTTGAAATATTTGAATCCGGGAAGATATTCGATGAAGCAGTTGAATGGGCCACAAACGTCATGACAAAGCTCCAACCAAAGGCCGCCATTCTCATGAAGGTTGAAGAGATTTACTCAGTTCAACCAGGTCCAGATGCAGGTAAACAGGTAGATTAA